AAAACTTGAAGGTGCAATCGTGTGGGCGACTAGCCGCGCGAATAGCCATCACGACATTTGGATTATGAATGCCGACGGTACGAATGCCCGCGCTCTTACGCAGGGTGACAACGTGGACTGGTTCCCGCGCATTTCGCCGGATGGCTCGACGGTACTGTTTAACCGCAGCAAGGGCGGCTGGGTTCCCGAAAACGACGCGAACTACCCGGAAAAGTGGGACCTTTGGATGGTCGACATCTCGGGCGAGAATGCCCGCAAGGTGGTCGACAACGCTACGTGGGGCACCTGGAGGCCCGACGGCAAGTCTATCGTCTTTAGCCGTGCAGGCAAGGTCTTTACCATGGATCTCGCTTCTAAGACCGAAAAGATGATTCTCGATGGCGACAAGGCTTTCAACAAGTCCGGCGTGATTCTGCAGGAACCGAACATGAGTCCCGATGGCAAGCACTTGGCCATTACGCTCCGCGGCTCTATGCGCGAAACGGGCGTGTGGGATTTGGAAAAATCCGTGTGGACCAAGTCCGGTGACGGTTGCCAGATCGACTGGAACTTTGACGGCTCCAAGCTTTACCGCGTGAATCCGACGGGTAACGGTGGTACCGCTGCTCCGAGCGAAATCCTCTGGTTCAGCGCCAAGGACGGTAAGCAGATTGAAAAGGTGGGCTTCTTCGGCATTCCGAAAAACGTGAAGCTGATGGACTTGCCTGGCCGCCGCAGTCATGAATATTTCCCGCGTCTTTCTCCGGATGGCAAGTGGCTCGTTTGGGGTGCAACTGACAAGGGCCACGACCACGACTTGTTCGACTACGAATTGTACATCTGGAAGATTGGCGAACCGGTGGAATCGGCAACGCGTATTACCTACCACAGCGGCAATGACCGCTGGCCGGACATTTGGCTTGGCAAGGTTCCTGTAAAGGAAACGGTGGCTGACAAGGTCGCTTCTCAGGTGAAGGACGCTGTTAACGGTGCTGCAAATGCAATTCAGTCCGGCATTAGCGAAGCCAAGATGGACGAACTCATCAAGGCCATTGATCGCTTGACCGACGCTGTAAAGTCTCTGGCAAAATAGTAGGCAGTAGACGGTAGACAGTAGGAAGGATTTTAAGACTGTTTACTTCTAACTTCCTACTTCGAACTGTTATCAGAACGAATCTTAAAGCACATAATGGCGTAGGCGCCGGCGACATTCATGCTCGCCTTGCGGCCAGCCATCGGGATTGTCACCTTCATTGTCGCTTCCGCCATCAGCTCGGGAGCGATTCCTAATTCTTCGTTGCCGAGAATGATGAGCCCCTTTGCGGGCCATTTGACGTCATTGATGCTAGGAATATCTTCGCCGGTTTCAAGAGCGATGATCTCGTAGCCGTTTTCCTTGTGCCACTTGACGCAATCGAATGGCGATTCCCAACGCTTGATCGGAATCCATTCCTGGCAGCCGCGGGCGGCACTCTTGACCGTCACGTGGTCAGGCCCGCAACTGTAACCGCTCAGGTGGACTCCTTCGAGTCCGAAGCAGTCCGTGCTGCGGATGATGGAACCGACGTTAAAGGCGCTGCGCAAGTTGTGCACGAGTACGGCGAACGGAAGCGGAGCTTCGTTTGCAACTTCGCGGTCCCCCGGTTCCTGCTCCAGGTAAACGTCACGTTCGAACCCGAGTCCCGCACGAGTACGGAAGGTCTTGTACAAGTCGATCATCTGGGCTTGATTCTTGCCGGTAAGACGCTCGCTTTCGGGGAGTTTCATCCATTCGGCGTAGGTCTCGAATTCACGCTTGGCGCGGGGGACATCGTCGCCCAATTGAAGGATGATGACGCGCAAAAGTTCGGCCATGCGCTTGGCCTTGGAAGTGTCTTTAGTGGCCAGAAATTTTTTCTCGGAAAACATGACCATAATGTAGAAAATGTATATTGTGAATGTGAAGAATATTGTTTGCTTATTGTCTGTTCTTTTCTTTTGCCTTTGGGGCGTAGGCTGCTCCAATTCGGAATCGCTTTCTTCCGCTCAAGAAAATTCAATGCAAGATGTCCTTGCGCAGAAAGGCTTTGTGCTTGTCCAGGCAAGCGGTAATCCGGTGACGCTCGGAACAGACGACGAATCGGCTTCGGTGAAGGACCACCCTTCGATGGTTGCTAGCTTCGATTACGATTTCTGGATCGGCAAGCATGAGGTGACTTGCGGCGAGATGGGGCTGGACTGCGATGATTCCTTGCCGGCAACGGATGTGACTTATTTTGATGCGGTCTTGTACGCGAATAAATTGAGCAAGGCAGAAGGCTTCGATACCGCCTATACTTATTCGAAGGCGACATTTGACGAAAACGGAGCCTGTACGGGACTAGAGGATTTGCTTTTCTGGTCGTCCAAGGAGGCGTTCCGTTTGCCGACAGAAGCGGAATGGTCGTATGTGGCAAATCAAGGTTGGAATCCTGACGATTCCTGGAATTCGAATAACTCCAATTTCAAGCTTCATAAAGTTTGCTCGTCGTATGTAGATGAACTTGGCTTGTGCGATATGGCCGGAAATGCGAAGGAATGGGTCGAAGATGCGCTTGTGCCGTTCGTTTCCATGGAAATTCTTGACTATATCGGCGTGCAAGGGAATAGCCTGTTGGATGAACGCGTTGTAAAGGGCGGAAGCTATCGTGACGGCCCTTCCGATATGAAAATTTTCAAGCGCGGCGATATCTATACGGTTACCTCGTCATCGAAGGCGGATTATATCGGCTTTAGGCTTGCGTTTGGCGCTATCCTGAATCCCGGCAAGCTTGATAATGAAGGCCACATGAACAGTGCGGCGGTCTCGATTCTGGCACAGTCTAAAGATGTGAATCACTTTAATGCGGGCCTCCGTTCGAAACTCGTGTTCCGTAACGATGTGACCCATTCGCTGACGTATCTGTATTACCCGGCTGTCGGTGCGCCGATAACGGCGAACTTGAATTTTGGCATTTCCGCTTACCATCCGGATATTTCTCCTGATGGAAATTGGCTTGCGTTCTGCACGGGGCTAGAAGGTGTCTCTGGACAATCGAAGGTGTATGCGTATCCGCTTGATGGAGGCAACCTTGTGGAATTGAATGTGGAACAAGCGGCAATTCCGCGGTGGCGCGTGCTTCCGGGCGGCGATACCGTATTGGTGTATGTGACGAATGCTGGCAACAACAAGATTGATTCGACCTTCTTTGCCTCTAGCACTTGGCAGGTGAAGTTCGCGAATGGCAAGTTCGGTACTCCTGAAAAACTTTTTGATGGCGCTTATCATGGTGGCGTTTCCGAAAACGACGAATTGGCTGTGACGGGTGCAAGGCTGTTGCGCTCTCGCGTTAAAGGCGAAGATGGAATTTGGTACAATGGTGAACAGGCTTGCAATGTGTCCTTGAGCAGGGGAGGCGCAAATCGCACCTTGTTCCTTGATTTTGCAAGCAAGACCGGGAAGGCTTTTGTTGGAAGTACTTACGGCGTGCATGAACGTGCCTTTGTGGCAGATAGTGATGGCAAAATGGTGCTGTCTGTCGCTGCTCCGGAAGGCTATGCATTCGACCATACGGAATGGGTGCTTGGCTCGGATTCCGTGTTCGTGGCAACGCTGACAAATGCAAATGGCGCTCACAAGAAAGTGGTCTTGGTAAATGCGTACACGGGAGAAATCCTCGACCTTGCCGAAGGTGATGAACTTTGGCATCCGGTAATGTGGCGCGATATTGCAGGTCGCGATTCCCTTGATCCGCTGCTGGATTTGGACAGTGCCGGTGTTTACTATACTGCAGGCGCTCCATTCTTTGTACTTGAATTGCGTGTGCAGATGGAAAACTTCTGGAAAATGCGCGACTCTGTCACGGCAGTTGCTCTCGGGAGTTCACGTACGATGTATGGTGTTCATGCTCCGTGGGTGAAATCGCAGAAACTGTTGAATATGGCTTTTTCTTCGGGTGACATTTATGGAATCGATTACCTTGCCCGAAATTACGTCTTGCAACATCTGCCGAAACTCAAGTATCTTGTACTGGAAACATCGATCGACTTTTTGTGGGTGAATGAGACCGCATCTTGGCAAATCGTATTCGGAAGTGTCCCGGGTTACCGCTACGATGAATCACATGATTTCTGGAAAGACGGCGTGCCGAAGGGCCTTGAAAAACTGGTAAGCGATGTTCCTAAGCCGCAGTCCGAAATGACAAGCCCCGCCAAGTTAGGGGAGTTCCTATTGCCTACAAATGGGTGGGGCTCGCCGAACGTGATGCACGATACGACATTTATGCGCGCTACGGATCCGATCGTGGTGACCAATCTGGAAAAGTACAGAAACCTGGTGGAATTGGCCAAGAGCCAGGGCGTGACGGTGGTGTTCTTGATTCCTCCGCAGAACCCGGAATACGCCAAGACGGGATCGTTCGGAATCTATGGTGCTCTTCGCTCCGATGTGCAGAAAATTATAGACGAACTTTCGTCGATGGGGGCGGTCGTTTTTGATGAAAATAACATGGGAAAACACGCCTATACAGACGACATGGCATTCAATGAGGACCACCTGAGTAAGAAGGGTGCGGAAAGGCTTTCTGCACGTCTCGATTCGCTGTTTGTTGACCTCGAAAAATAGCCCGTTTTTCGTTATTTTTTCTATCTTTTATCTTACATGTTAGAAGACCAAAAAACACGCGTTCTCATCGCAAACGATGATGGGATAAAAAGCGGCTATATGCTGGCTTTGGCGTGTGCCCTTGCACCTATCGCAGAAGTGTATGTTTTTGCACCCGATGAGGAACAGAGTGGGGTCTCTCACGCCTTTACGGTACGTAAGGCTTTATCCGTCAAAAAAGTGGATGTAGACGCAGCTGTAGAAGCCTATTCTATGTCCGGAACTCCGGCCGATTGTGTGAAGTTTGCATTGGGTCATTTTGCCATGCATGGGCTTACTACCGAGGGGGCCGGTCCGGGTGCTTTTGACGTGTGTTTTTCGGGCGTCAATCTCGGCGAAAATTCCGGCGTGTCGTCGCTCTATTCGGGAACGGTCGCTGGTGCTCGCGAAGCAGCCCTTTGGGGAGTGCCGGGCATTGCTCTTTCGCTCCGTGGCACAACCGCAAATATGCTCGAAACTGCAAAGGAATTTGCAGTGAAGGTGGTGAAGGAACGCCTGTTCGAACGGATTCCTGTAGGTGTTTTCTGGAACGTGAATTTTCCAAAGGCTACCGCCGAAACCTTCAAGGGGTTCAAGGCGACCAAGATGGCTCTCGGAATGTTTACGGACCACTATACCCACGAAGGGAACATGTGGCAGCTGGACGGCGATAAACTGTGGGACGAACAGCCCAAGGATAGTGATGACTATCTGTTGAACCAGGGCTATGCGACGATTACGCCCCATCGCATCGACCAGACCGACGAAGAAAGTTTAAATGAGATAAACGAAATGCTGGTGGAAACACCGGTGGATAATTAGAGGAAAAAGAATGTCAGAAGAATTGGTACCAGGTTCGCAAATCAGGTCCTTGATTGAAAAGGACATGCAGGATTGCTACTTGCGCTATTCCATGAGCGTGATTGTTGCGCGTGCCTTGCCTGATGCGCGTGATGGCTTTAAGCCGGTGCACCGCCGTGTGATGTACAGTATGCACAAGTTGGGCGTGGTGCCCAACAAGCCGACGGTGAAGTCTGCCCGTATCGTGGGTGACGTGATCGGTAAATACCACCCGCATGGCGACTCTGCCGTGTACGAAACCTTGGTGCGTATGGCGCAGGACTTCTCGCTGCGCTACCCGCTGGTGTTCGGTCAGGGTAACTTCGGTTCTATCGACGGCGACGGCGCTGCTGCAATGCGTTATACCGAAGCCAAGATGAACAACATGGGTGCCCTCATGCTCGAAGATCTTGAAAAAGATACCGTCGACATGGGTCCGAACTTCGACGAATCTTTGGAAGAACCGAAGGTGCTGCCTTCCGCTCTCCCGAACATGCTGGTGAACGGTACTACCGGTATTGCCGTGGGTATGGCGACCTCGATGGCTCCGCACAACCTCCGCGAAATTGCAAATGCAATCCATGCAGTGGCTGAAAATCCGGATATCTCCGGCGAAGACCTTTTGCAGTATGTGTCCGGTCCGGACTTCCCGACCGGCGGCGTGATTTGTGGCCGCGCTGGCATCCGTGATGCATACCTCACGGGTCATGGCCGCGTGCGTGTGCGTGCCCGCACTGAAATCGATGTAGATAGCCGTGGCAAACCGCGCATCTTGGTCTCTGAAATTCCTTACATGGTCAACAAGGCCGAACTCTGTAAGAAGATTGCAGAACTCGTGAAGGACAAGCGCGTCGACGGCATTACCGACATCCGCGATGAATCTAGCCGCGAAGGTATGCGCATCGTGATTGAAATGCGCAAGGATGTGGTCGCCGAAGTCGTATTGAATAATTTGTTCAAAAATACACAGCTGCAGACGACGTTCAGCATCTATAACCTCGCTCTCGTCAACAACCTGCCGAAGCTCCTGACCCTCAAGGACCTCATCCAGGTTTACGTGGATCACCGCTTGGAAGTGATTACGCGTTCTACGCAGTTTGACTTGAACAAGGCCGAAGCTCGCCTCCACATTATCGAAGGCCTGCGCATTGCAACGCAGAATATCGACGAAGTGGTGCAGATTATCAAGTCGAGCCCGACGACCGAAGCCGCAAAGACTGCTTTGCAGGATCGCTTCAACCTGGACGACATTCAGTCCCAGGCTATCGTGGACATGCGTCTTGCTCAGCTCACGGGCTTGAACTTGGAAAAGTTGGAAAACGAATACAACGAACTCGTTGCAACCGTTGCCGACTTGAAGGATATTTTGGAAAAGCGCGAACGCCGCGTGAAGATCATGCTCGACCGCCTCGATGCCATCGTGGACAAGTGTGGCGATGACCGCCGTACTTCTATCGAAGACGCTGTCGATGACTACGATTACGAAGACCTGATTGCCGAAGAAGAACAGGTGATTACGCTCAGCCGCGAAGGCTACATCAAGCGTTTGCCGATCGATACCTTCAAGGCTCAGAACCGTGGCGGCAAGGGCATTATCGGTGCTACTCTCAAGGAAGAAGACAACGTCGAACAGATCTTTACCGCAAGCACGCACAGCTACTTGCTGGTGTTCACGAACAAGGGTCGTGCTTACTGGACCAAGGTTTACCGCTTGCCCGAAGGCACTCGCAACGGCAAGGGCCGCCCGATTATCAACTTCATCGGTCTTACCGAAGGCGAAAAGGTGCAGGCGATTGTGCCGGTGCGTAAGTTCGGTGGCTACTTCTGCCTCGTATTTGCAACCAAGAAGGGTGTCATCAACAAGATGGACCTCACGTTGTTCAGCCGCCCGCGTAAGGCCGGCGTGAACGCCATCAGCCTCGACGAAGACGATGAATTGGTGAAGGTCCAGCTCGTGGGTATGTCTGCCGAAGACTTCAAGGCTAGCGAAGCCGCCGAAGGCGACGAAGTAGATGCCGAAGCCGAAACACAGGCTGCCGAGGCCGCCATCGCCGAGGAATCCGAAGACGCCGAAGATATCGAAGGTCGTCCGATTCCGAAGGACTTGCTGATGCTTGCGACCAAGAACGGTCAGGCCGTGACCTTCCCGATCAGCTGCTTCCGCGCCATGGGCCGCGGCACGCACGGCGTGAAGGGCATTACCTTGGCCGAAGGCGACGAAGTGATTTCTCTGTTGTGGCTCAAGGCCGGCAACAAGATTGTGACCATTACCGAAAACGGCTACGGCAAGCGCAGCGAACCTTCTACCTACCGCATTACTCGCCGCGGTAGCAAGGGCGTGCGCAACTTGAATGTGACCGACAAGGTGGGCGCCGCCGTGTTCGTGGAAAGCGTCGCTGACGACTACGACTTGATCATTACCAGCCGCGAAGGCCAGGTGATTCGTATCAAGGCCGCCGATATCCGCCTCACGGGCCGTAACGCCCAGGGCGTCAAGGCGATTAGCCTGCGCGAAGGCGATGTTGTGCAAGATGCTACCGCACTTCCGAGTGTCGAAGATATCGAACAGGATAGCGCCGAGGCGAAGGAAACCTTCGACAAGGTGGAAGGCGTCGAAGTTGATGACGATTCTGTCGAAAAGATCGAAGACAAGCCGGAACAGCAGATTGGAGTTCCTTCTTCTGACGAAGAATAGCTTCAAATTCCGCTAAATTACGCCGGATTCGGCATTTTGTAAATCTTTTGCCGTTGTTTCTCGGAACAACGGCATTTCTTATATATAAAGTCTGAATCGTTTTGTATGGATATAATTTTAATCCTAGGGAATATTTTGATAGGAGTCTAAAATGAAAATTCCATTCAAATCGGGTGTCAAAGTCGGGGTGGCTTTGACTTTGTGTGCAACTTCAGGGGCTTTTGCTCAGGATTTCTGTAGCAATGCTCAACATTCCGGTCAGAAAGTGACGATTACCTCGAACCAGACTGGTAAAATCGGCGATATCGGTTACGAGCTCTGGGACGAAAACGGTCATGGCGGTAGTGCAACTTTCTATAGCGACGGTTCCATGGACTGCACTATCACGGGAGCCAAGGACTATCTTTGCCGTGCGGGCCTTTCTCTTGGCAGTAACAAGACTTACAAGGAACTTGGTGGCGATATGATTGCCGAGTTCAAGCTTGTGAAGAGCGGTGCGAGTAATGTGGGTTACTCCTATATCGGCATTTATGGCTGGATGGAACAAGTTTCCGGTGCTCCGAGCAACCTGGTTGAATACTATGTGATTGACAATACTCTCGCCAATGACATGCCGGGTAGCTGGATTGGTAATGAAAGAAAAGGGACCATTACGGTTGATGGTGGTACCTATACCGTTTATCGTAATACTCGTACCGGTCCTGCAATTAAGACCTCCGGCAACGTGCAGTTCTATCAGTATTTCAGCGTCCGCGACAAACCGCGCGATTGTGGTACCATCAATATTTCCGAGCACATGAGACAGTGGGAAAAGATGGGCATGACCATGGGTAAGCTCTACGAAGCCAAGGTACTTGGTGAAGCTGGCAACGTCAATGGTCAGGTTAATGGCGGCCATATGGATTTCCCGCATGCCAAGGTGTATATTTCTAACGGTGATACACCGAAGTCCAGTGCTTCTGTTGCCAAGTCAAGTTCTTCGACTGCGGTTGCAAAGTCCAGTTCTTCTAACGGAGGCTCGAATGTTTCGGGCACAATTGACGCCTGTAAGGATAAGATGGGTCACGAAGGCTCTAGCAAGACGACTCAGGGTCAAAACAACTCCAGTGTGACGGGTAATGTCGGTAGCTCTCCTTACCACTATGAAATCTGGTACCAGGGTGGCAACAACTCCATGACCTTCTATGACAACGGTACGTACAAGGCCAGCTGGAACGGCACTAACGACTTCCTTGCTCGCGTTGGCTTCAAGTACAACGAAGACAAGTCTTACAGTGACCTCGGTCCTATTGATGCTTACTTCAACTGGAGCAAGCAGGGTAGCGCCGGTGGTTATAACTATATCGGTATCTATGGTTGGACGGTTGATCCGCTCGTAGAATACTACATCGTGGATGACTGGTTCAATAAGCCGGGTGCAAACCTCCTTGGCCAGAGAAAGGGTGAATTCACGGTTGACGGTGATACCTACGAAATTTGGCAGAACACTCGTGTAAACAAGCCCTCCATTAAGGGGGATCAGACTTTCCCGCAGTTCTTCAGCGTTCGTAAGAGTGCTCGTTCTTGCGGCCATATCGACATCACGGCTCACTTCAAGAAGTGGGAAGAACTCGGTATGAAGATGGGTAAGATGTATGAAGCCAAGGTGCTCGTTGAAGCCGGCGGCGGTTCGGGTTCCTTCGACGTTTCTTACTTCAGGATGACCGACAAGAAGCATCCTCTTGAAACTCCGGCTGAATCTAGTTCTTCTGAAACTCCGAAGTCCAGCTCCAGCAAGGACGAAAAGAAGTCCAGTTCCTCGGGACATCATAGTTTTGGAGACCGTAGCAGTAGCAGCACCGATGCAATTCTTACGGAAATCCCGAGAATGCAGCTCATGAGTGGCTCTTTCCAGGTGCTCGATATGCAGGGCCGTTACCTGGGTACCGTGGAAATGCAGGCCGGCAGCAATATGAAGGATGTGCTGTTCGCCAAGTTCCACAAGCCGGGTGTGTAC
This genomic window from Fibrobacter sp. UWT2 contains:
- the surE gene encoding 5'/3'-nucleotidase SurE — encoded protein: MLEDQKTRVLIANDDGIKSGYMLALACALAPIAEVYVFAPDEEQSGVSHAFTVRKALSVKKVDVDAAVEAYSMSGTPADCVKFALGHFAMHGLTTEGAGPGAFDVCFSGVNLGENSGVSSLYSGTVAGAREAALWGVPGIALSLRGTTANMLETAKEFAVKVVKERLFERIPVGVFWNVNFPKATAETFKGFKATKMALGMFTDHYTHEGNMWQLDGDKLWDEQPKDSDDYLLNQGYATITPHRIDQTDEESLNEINEMLVETPVDN
- a CDS encoding glycoside hydrolase family 11 protein, which gives rise to MKIPFKSGVKVGVALTLCATSGAFAQDFCSNAQHSGQKVTITSNQTGKIGDIGYELWDENGHGGSATFYSDGSMDCTITGAKDYLCRAGLSLGSNKTYKELGGDMIAEFKLVKSGASNVGYSYIGIYGWMEQVSGAPSNLVEYYVIDNTLANDMPGSWIGNERKGTITVDGGTYTVYRNTRTGPAIKTSGNVQFYQYFSVRDKPRDCGTINISEHMRQWEKMGMTMGKLYEAKVLGEAGNVNGQVNGGHMDFPHAKVYISNGDTPKSSASVAKSSSSTAVAKSSSSNGGSNVSGTIDACKDKMGHEGSSKTTQGQNNSSVTGNVGSSPYHYEIWYQGGNNSMTFYDNGTYKASWNGTNDFLARVGFKYNEDKSYSDLGPIDAYFNWSKQGSAGGYNYIGIYGWTVDPLVEYYIVDDWFNKPGANLLGQRKGEFTVDGDTYEIWQNTRVNKPSIKGDQTFPQFFSVRKSARSCGHIDITAHFKKWEELGMKMGKMYEAKVLVEAGGGSGSFDVSYFRMTDKKHPLETPAESSSSETPKSSSSKDEKKSSSSGHHSFGDRSSSSTDAILTEIPRMQLMSGSFQVLDMQGRYLGTVEMQAGSNMKDVLFAKFHKPGVYMVKQGNYLNTVRVNR
- a CDS encoding PD40 domain-containing protein, which produces MNKFVKFCACAAFGVTSVFAQQGAPTGAAVDPTADEQKALSALKGKLEGAIVWATSRANSHHDIWIMNADGTNARALTQGDNVDWFPRISPDGSTVLFNRSKGGWVPENDANYPEKWDLWMVDISGENARKVVDNATWGTWRPDGKSIVFSRAGKVFTMDLASKTEKMILDGDKAFNKSGVILQEPNMSPDGKHLAITLRGSMRETGVWDLEKSVWTKSGDGCQIDWNFDGSKLYRVNPTGNGGTAAPSEILWFSAKDGKQIEKVGFFGIPKNVKLMDLPGRRSHEYFPRLSPDGKWLVWGATDKGHDHDLFDYELYIWKIGEPVESATRITYHSGNDRWPDIWLGKVPVKETVADKVASQVKDAVNGAANAIQSGISEAKMDELIKAIDRLTDAVKSLAK
- a CDS encoding TIGR02171 family protein → MKNIVCLLSVLFFCLWGVGCSNSESLSSAQENSMQDVLAQKGFVLVQASGNPVTLGTDDESASVKDHPSMVASFDYDFWIGKHEVTCGEMGLDCDDSLPATDVTYFDAVLYANKLSKAEGFDTAYTYSKATFDENGACTGLEDLLFWSSKEAFRLPTEAEWSYVANQGWNPDDSWNSNNSNFKLHKVCSSYVDELGLCDMAGNAKEWVEDALVPFVSMEILDYIGVQGNSLLDERVVKGGSYRDGPSDMKIFKRGDIYTVTSSSKADYIGFRLAFGAILNPGKLDNEGHMNSAAVSILAQSKDVNHFNAGLRSKLVFRNDVTHSLTYLYYPAVGAPITANLNFGISAYHPDISPDGNWLAFCTGLEGVSGQSKVYAYPLDGGNLVELNVEQAAIPRWRVLPGGDTVLVYVTNAGNNKIDSTFFASSTWQVKFANGKFGTPEKLFDGAYHGGVSENDELAVTGARLLRSRVKGEDGIWYNGEQACNVSLSRGGANRTLFLDFASKTGKAFVGSTYGVHERAFVADSDGKMVLSVAAPEGYAFDHTEWVLGSDSVFVATLTNANGAHKKVVLVNAYTGEILDLAEGDELWHPVMWRDIAGRDSLDPLLDLDSAGVYYTAGAPFFVLELRVQMENFWKMRDSVTAVALGSSRTMYGVHAPWVKSQKLLNMAFSSGDIYGIDYLARNYVLQHLPKLKYLVLETSIDFLWVNETASWQIVFGSVPGYRYDESHDFWKDGVPKGLEKLVSDVPKPQSEMTSPAKLGEFLLPTNGWGSPNVMHDTTFMRATDPIVVTNLEKYRNLVELAKSQGVTVVFLIPPQNPEYAKTGSFGIYGALRSDVQKIIDELSSMGAVVFDENNMGKHAYTDDMAFNEDHLSKKGAERLSARLDSLFVDLEK
- the gyrA gene encoding DNA gyrase subunit A, with product MSEELVPGSQIRSLIEKDMQDCYLRYSMSVIVARALPDARDGFKPVHRRVMYSMHKLGVVPNKPTVKSARIVGDVIGKYHPHGDSAVYETLVRMAQDFSLRYPLVFGQGNFGSIDGDGAAAMRYTEAKMNNMGALMLEDLEKDTVDMGPNFDESLEEPKVLPSALPNMLVNGTTGIAVGMATSMAPHNLREIANAIHAVAENPDISGEDLLQYVSGPDFPTGGVICGRAGIRDAYLTGHGRVRVRARTEIDVDSRGKPRILVSEIPYMVNKAELCKKIAELVKDKRVDGITDIRDESSREGMRIVIEMRKDVVAEVVLNNLFKNTQLQTTFSIYNLALVNNLPKLLTLKDLIQVYVDHRLEVITRSTQFDLNKAEARLHIIEGLRIATQNIDEVVQIIKSSPTTEAAKTALQDRFNLDDIQSQAIVDMRLAQLTGLNLEKLENEYNELVATVADLKDILEKRERRVKIMLDRLDAIVDKCGDDRRTSIEDAVDDYDYEDLIAEEEQVITLSREGYIKRLPIDTFKAQNRGGKGIIGATLKEEDNVEQIFTASTHSYLLVFTNKGRAYWTKVYRLPEGTRNGKGRPIINFIGLTEGEKVQAIVPVRKFGGYFCLVFATKKGVINKMDLTLFSRPRKAGVNAISLDEDDELVKVQLVGMSAEDFKASEAAEGDEVDAEAETQAAEAAIAEESEDAEDIEGRPIPKDLLMLATKNGQAVTFPISCFRAMGRGTHGVKGITLAEGDEVISLLWLKAGNKIVTITENGYGKRSEPSTYRITRRGSKGVRNLNVTDKVGAAVFVESVADDYDLIITSREGQVIRIKAADIRLTGRNAQGVKAISLREGDVVQDATALPSVEDIEQDSAEAKETFDKVEGVEVDDDSVEKIEDKPEQQIGVPSSDEE
- a CDS encoding TrmH family RNA methyltransferase → MVMFSEKKFLATKDTSKAKRMAELLRVIILQLGDDVPRAKREFETYAEWMKLPESERLTGKNQAQMIDLYKTFRTRAGLGFERDVYLEQEPGDREVANEAPLPFAVLVHNLRSAFNVGSIIRSTDCFGLEGVHLSGYSCGPDHVTVKSAARGCQEWIPIKRWESPFDCVKWHKENGYEIIALETGEDIPSINDVKWPAKGLIILGNEELGIAPELMAEATMKVTIPMAGRKASMNVAGAYAIMCFKIRSDNSSK